A stretch of the Ptiloglossa arizonensis isolate GNS036 chromosome 1, iyPtiAriz1_principal, whole genome shotgun sequence genome encodes the following:
- the LOC143152143 gene encoding synaptic vesicle glycoprotein 2B isoform X2, whose amino-acid sequence MDIESVRGTKQTAESVAQDAVDQTGFGKFNLKVMAVSSLIFMNVAFSIISIGFILPSAACDFQMTTMDKGRLSAAPMLGMLAGSYIWGCYAAIKGRRMSLLVALFLHGISELLASVVPLYWVFLFLKFLSGAAMNGQSAVIFLYLGEFQPTKYRDKMLSWMEMAWVVGMIILAGVGWIIIPLEVNIGIGGVVFHSWNLFVFICSLPALLTGTWLLFFPETPKYLAETGQNVQMLDVLMRMYSENSGEPPKEYITKLRNCGNNNLNDLVHRIMHMRNREDVDEKSFQLMIKDIWTKTVMILKPPFLCRTIVMCLIACFVTSSYYTLTLWLPELFHRYADFQEMYPNQTASVCTLNNAKNSTAKVLSDDPFNCDSRVQTSVFVHTFILGASCIPTGLILPLFVNYVGYKFFLVITAFVPAVVTGCLFLVKTSTENLILSCAYESITSVCLSVVYCLLVDLYPTHLRAIAAGLSAFISRIGAISGTLMIGYLIDDYCTLVIIIVAAQLFLSGILALFTPGRKKVTTDNEKS is encoded by the exons ATGGACATCGAAAGCGTGCGAG GCACCAAGCAGACAGCGGAAAGCGTCGCTCAAGATGCCGTTGACCAAACAG gaTTTGGCAAGTTTAACCTTAAGGTTATGGCCGTCAGCAGTCTGATCTTTATGAATGTGGCATTCAGCATAATCAGCATTGGATTCATATTGCCTTCAGCAGCATGCGACTTTCAGATGACTACGATGGACAAGGGCCGCCTAAGCGCTGCCCCGATGTTAG GTATGTTGGCTGGTTCCTACATCTGGGGATGCTACGCGGCCATAAAAGGACGAAGGATGTCCCTGTTGGTTGCTTTGTTTCTCCATGGAATCTCGGAGTTATTGGCGTCAGTGGTGCCTCTCTATTGGGTATTCTTGTTCTTAAAATTCCTGAGCGGTGCAGC GATGAATGGACAGTCGGCtgtaatttttctatatttgggTGAATTTCAACCGACCAAATATCGCGACAAGATGCTCTCTTGGATGGAGATGGCCTGGGTAGTAGGAATGATCATTCTGGCAG gCGTTGGTTGGATTATCATTCCACTGGAAGTGAACATTGGAATCGGAGGTGTAGTTTTTCATTCGTGGAATCTTTTCGTCTTTATATGCTCGCTGCCAGCCTTGCTCACTGGCACGTGGCTGTTATTCTTCCCCGAGACGCCCAAGTATCTCGCCGAGACTGGACAAAACGTCCAAATGTTAGACGTATTGATGAGAATGTATTCGGAGAACAGTGGGGAACCTCCGAAGGAATATATA ACGAAACTCCGAAACTGTGGGAACAATAATCTTAACGACTTGGTGCATCGAATAATGCACATGAGGAATCGGGAGGACGTTGACGAGAAATCCTTCCAATTGATGATAAAGGATATTTGGACGAAAACCGTGATGATACTGAAACCACCGTTCCTGTGTAGAACTATAGTCATGTGTTTGATTGCCTGTTTCGTCACATCGTCCTATTACACGCTCACGTTATGGCTGCCTGAGTTATTTCACAGATACGCGGACTTTCAAGAGATGTATCCTAATCAAACGGCCAGCGTCTGCACCCTAAACAACGCAAAGAACAGTACAGCAAAG GTGCTGTCAGACGACCCGTTTAATTGCGATTCCAGAGTACAAACTAGCGTATTCGTCCATACGTTCATTTTAGGAGCCTCTTGCATTCCAACGGGTCTGATATTGCCACTTTTTGTTAATTATGTAGGATACAAATTCTTCCTCG tgATAACCGCTTTCGTGCCTGCTGTCGTGACAGGTTGTCTCTTCCTGGTGAAGACGTCCACTGAAAACTTGATACTCTCTTGCGCTTATGAATCGATCACGTCCGTCTGCCTCAGCGTTGTATACTGCCTCCTAGTGGACCTCTATCCAACGCATTTAAG GGCAATTGCGGCTGGTTTGTCTGCTTTCATCAGTCGCATAGGTGCTATAAGTGGTACTCTGATGATTGGGTACTTAATCGACGATTACTGCACTTTAGTGATCATCATAGTGGCCGCTCAACTCTTTT
- the LOC143152143 gene encoding synaptic vesicle glycoprotein 2B isoform X3, translating into MAVSSLIFMNVAFSIISIGFILPSAACDFQMTTMDKGRLSAAPMLGMLAGSYIWGCYAAIKGRRMSLLVALFLHGISELLASVVPLYWVFLFLKFLSGAAMNGQSAVIFLYLGEFQPTKYRDKMLSWMEMAWVVGMIILAGVGWIIIPLEVNIGIGGVVFHSWNLFVFICSLPALLTGTWLLFFPETPKYLAETGQNVQMLDVLMRMYSENSGEPPKEYITKLRNCGNNNLNDLVHRIMHMRNREDVDEKSFQLMIKDIWTKTVMILKPPFLCRTIVMCLIACFVTSSYYTLTLWLPELFHRYADFQEMYPNQTASVCTLNNAKNSTAKVLSDDPFNCDSRVQTSVFVHTFILGASCIPTGLILPLFVNYVGYKFFLVITAFVPAVVTGCLFLVKTSTENLILSCAYESITSVCLSVVYCLLVDLYPTHLRAIAAGLSAFISRIGAISGTLMIGYLIDDYCTLVIIIVAAQLFLSGILALFTPGRKKVTTDNEKS; encoded by the exons ATGGCCGTCAGCAGTCTGATCTTTATGAATGTGGCATTCAGCATAATCAGCATTGGATTCATATTGCCTTCAGCAGCATGCGACTTTCAGATGACTACGATGGACAAGGGCCGCCTAAGCGCTGCCCCGATGTTAG GTATGTTGGCTGGTTCCTACATCTGGGGATGCTACGCGGCCATAAAAGGACGAAGGATGTCCCTGTTGGTTGCTTTGTTTCTCCATGGAATCTCGGAGTTATTGGCGTCAGTGGTGCCTCTCTATTGGGTATTCTTGTTCTTAAAATTCCTGAGCGGTGCAGC GATGAATGGACAGTCGGCtgtaatttttctatatttgggTGAATTTCAACCGACCAAATATCGCGACAAGATGCTCTCTTGGATGGAGATGGCCTGGGTAGTAGGAATGATCATTCTGGCAG gCGTTGGTTGGATTATCATTCCACTGGAAGTGAACATTGGAATCGGAGGTGTAGTTTTTCATTCGTGGAATCTTTTCGTCTTTATATGCTCGCTGCCAGCCTTGCTCACTGGCACGTGGCTGTTATTCTTCCCCGAGACGCCCAAGTATCTCGCCGAGACTGGACAAAACGTCCAAATGTTAGACGTATTGATGAGAATGTATTCGGAGAACAGTGGGGAACCTCCGAAGGAATATATA ACGAAACTCCGAAACTGTGGGAACAATAATCTTAACGACTTGGTGCATCGAATAATGCACATGAGGAATCGGGAGGACGTTGACGAGAAATCCTTCCAATTGATGATAAAGGATATTTGGACGAAAACCGTGATGATACTGAAACCACCGTTCCTGTGTAGAACTATAGTCATGTGTTTGATTGCCTGTTTCGTCACATCGTCCTATTACACGCTCACGTTATGGCTGCCTGAGTTATTTCACAGATACGCGGACTTTCAAGAGATGTATCCTAATCAAACGGCCAGCGTCTGCACCCTAAACAACGCAAAGAACAGTACAGCAAAG GTGCTGTCAGACGACCCGTTTAATTGCGATTCCAGAGTACAAACTAGCGTATTCGTCCATACGTTCATTTTAGGAGCCTCTTGCATTCCAACGGGTCTGATATTGCCACTTTTTGTTAATTATGTAGGATACAAATTCTTCCTCG tgATAACCGCTTTCGTGCCTGCTGTCGTGACAGGTTGTCTCTTCCTGGTGAAGACGTCCACTGAAAACTTGATACTCTCTTGCGCTTATGAATCGATCACGTCCGTCTGCCTCAGCGTTGTATACTGCCTCCTAGTGGACCTCTATCCAACGCATTTAAG GGCAATTGCGGCTGGTTTGTCTGCTTTCATCAGTCGCATAGGTGCTATAAGTGGTACTCTGATGATTGGGTACTTAATCGACGATTACTGCACTTTAGTGATCATCATAGTGGCCGCTCAACTCTTTT
- the LOC143152143 gene encoding synaptic vesicle glycoprotein 2B isoform X1: MSGDIARLEHEPAASEPLVAGDAAFTLQGTKQTAESVAQDAVDQTGFGKFNLKVMAVSSLIFMNVAFSIISIGFILPSAACDFQMTTMDKGRLSAAPMLGMLAGSYIWGCYAAIKGRRMSLLVALFLHGISELLASVVPLYWVFLFLKFLSGAAMNGQSAVIFLYLGEFQPTKYRDKMLSWMEMAWVVGMIILAGVGWIIIPLEVNIGIGGVVFHSWNLFVFICSLPALLTGTWLLFFPETPKYLAETGQNVQMLDVLMRMYSENSGEPPKEYITKLRNCGNNNLNDLVHRIMHMRNREDVDEKSFQLMIKDIWTKTVMILKPPFLCRTIVMCLIACFVTSSYYTLTLWLPELFHRYADFQEMYPNQTASVCTLNNAKNSTAKVLSDDPFNCDSRVQTSVFVHTFILGASCIPTGLILPLFVNYVGYKFFLVITAFVPAVVTGCLFLVKTSTENLILSCAYESITSVCLSVVYCLLVDLYPTHLRAIAAGLSAFISRIGAISGTLMIGYLIDDYCTLVIIIVAAQLFLSGILALFTPGRKKVTTDNEKS, encoded by the exons ATGTCGGGCGATATCGCTCGATTGGAACATGAGCCAGCCGCGTCCGAGCCGCTAGTCGCAGGAGACGCTGCGTTCACGTTGCAAG GCACCAAGCAGACAGCGGAAAGCGTCGCTCAAGATGCCGTTGACCAAACAG gaTTTGGCAAGTTTAACCTTAAGGTTATGGCCGTCAGCAGTCTGATCTTTATGAATGTGGCATTCAGCATAATCAGCATTGGATTCATATTGCCTTCAGCAGCATGCGACTTTCAGATGACTACGATGGACAAGGGCCGCCTAAGCGCTGCCCCGATGTTAG GTATGTTGGCTGGTTCCTACATCTGGGGATGCTACGCGGCCATAAAAGGACGAAGGATGTCCCTGTTGGTTGCTTTGTTTCTCCATGGAATCTCGGAGTTATTGGCGTCAGTGGTGCCTCTCTATTGGGTATTCTTGTTCTTAAAATTCCTGAGCGGTGCAGC GATGAATGGACAGTCGGCtgtaatttttctatatttgggTGAATTTCAACCGACCAAATATCGCGACAAGATGCTCTCTTGGATGGAGATGGCCTGGGTAGTAGGAATGATCATTCTGGCAG gCGTTGGTTGGATTATCATTCCACTGGAAGTGAACATTGGAATCGGAGGTGTAGTTTTTCATTCGTGGAATCTTTTCGTCTTTATATGCTCGCTGCCAGCCTTGCTCACTGGCACGTGGCTGTTATTCTTCCCCGAGACGCCCAAGTATCTCGCCGAGACTGGACAAAACGTCCAAATGTTAGACGTATTGATGAGAATGTATTCGGAGAACAGTGGGGAACCTCCGAAGGAATATATA ACGAAACTCCGAAACTGTGGGAACAATAATCTTAACGACTTGGTGCATCGAATAATGCACATGAGGAATCGGGAGGACGTTGACGAGAAATCCTTCCAATTGATGATAAAGGATATTTGGACGAAAACCGTGATGATACTGAAACCACCGTTCCTGTGTAGAACTATAGTCATGTGTTTGATTGCCTGTTTCGTCACATCGTCCTATTACACGCTCACGTTATGGCTGCCTGAGTTATTTCACAGATACGCGGACTTTCAAGAGATGTATCCTAATCAAACGGCCAGCGTCTGCACCCTAAACAACGCAAAGAACAGTACAGCAAAG GTGCTGTCAGACGACCCGTTTAATTGCGATTCCAGAGTACAAACTAGCGTATTCGTCCATACGTTCATTTTAGGAGCCTCTTGCATTCCAACGGGTCTGATATTGCCACTTTTTGTTAATTATGTAGGATACAAATTCTTCCTCG tgATAACCGCTTTCGTGCCTGCTGTCGTGACAGGTTGTCTCTTCCTGGTGAAGACGTCCACTGAAAACTTGATACTCTCTTGCGCTTATGAATCGATCACGTCCGTCTGCCTCAGCGTTGTATACTGCCTCCTAGTGGACCTCTATCCAACGCATTTAAG GGCAATTGCGGCTGGTTTGTCTGCTTTCATCAGTCGCATAGGTGCTATAAGTGGTACTCTGATGATTGGGTACTTAATCGACGATTACTGCACTTTAGTGATCATCATAGTGGCCGCTCAACTCTTTT